The Apis cerana isolate GH-2021 linkage group LG12, AcerK_1.0, whole genome shotgun sequence genome window below encodes:
- the LOC107998993 gene encoding conserved oligomeric Golgi complex subunit 3: MSKMKNIPNNLTKWDLSEDSLAPLTDHQKECLLNLEEELFPDNKIKTEKISDTVCTNEETTKSVQIERYQDLLEHYARLEKKCVDRKDMKYILYLNELEARRQECHELCLQIEEALEDFTMLYKQYSEVSDKTISLYDASEQLDSDQRKLNSIIENITEYVKYFKDIDMMMEKLEAPTLSVNSEMFFNILDKIDTNIDFVQNNLSFKESNTYLIKYKHCQSKAISMMQNYIFNLFSKTTESILNLKDNDDSQDNADAALALFYGRFQTILPKAKPVIEQIEAKSYKRQEYDSLLSECHQCYWSQRGLVLGSSVQKSLISVKEKYNGDHCSLVRNSCALLLHASMDEYKLFYEFFSKTSNGLTAYLESLCTSLYDTLRPFIIHINHLETLAEICCILRIEMLDEHVQNNFEPLEGFGNICLQLLHDVQERLVFRAHLYLQSDVLNYNPSPGDLAYPEKLKMMEDIAESIREESRQTKMKKISISSNDDNILEPISRNHIEMDSIYQKTHISNSPADLHGMWYPTVRRTLVCLSRLYRCVDRSVFQSLSQEAISLCVQSIENAKQEIEKRASSLDAELFQIKHLLILREQIAPFQVDFTIKEYSLDFSKVKTAAFGLLEKSSRLFTLSNNALLEFLLEGAPQMKEQLIDSRKHVDNKLKYACQRLIQHATFLLIHPILKLLDKEKLHANNPDASQEHALGNPQDVAAAICEALRIIKFKCPEIQQLMQLYLSNKETEFILFRPVKNNVCAAFTQLYQILSKYYNSEELLLIACPLPEQISVILSSSSLIHGKSTQNNVKKT; this comes from the coding sequence agactGAAAAAATAAGTGATACAGTATGCACAAATGAAGAAACTACAAAATCAGTACAAATAGAAAGATATCAAGATTTATTAGAACATTATGccagattagaaaaaaaatgtgtggACAGGAAAGAtatgaaatacatattatacctTAATGAACTTGAGGCTCGACGACAAGAATGTCATGAACTTTGTCTTCAGATAGAAGAAGCATTAGAAGATTTCACtatgttatataaacaatattcagAAGTATCTGATAAAACAATATCTCTTTATGATGCTAGTGAACAGCTTGATTCTGAtcaacgaaaattaaattctatcataGAAAACATTACagaatatgtgaaatattttaaagatattgataTGATGATGGAAAAATTAGAAGCACCTACATTATCGGTGAACAgtgaaatgttttttaatatattagataaaattgatactaatatagattttgttcaaaataatctttcatttaaaGAAAGCAATACTTacttaatcaaatataagCATTGTCAATCTAAGGCAATATCAAtgatgcaaaattatatttttaatctatttagcAAAACAACGGaaagcattttaaatttaaaagataatgatGATTCCCAAGATAATGCAGATGCAGCTTTAGCCCTTTTTTATGGAAGATTTCAAACTATATTGCCAAAAGCTAAGCCAGTTATAGAACAAATTGAAgcaaaatcttataaaaggCAAGAATATGACAGTTTATTATCAGAGTGCCACCAATGTTATTGGAGTCAAAGAGGATTAGTATTAGGTAGTAGTgttcaaaaatctttaatatctgTAAAGGAGAAATATAATGGTGATCATTGTAGTTTGGTAAGAAATTCATgtgcattattattacatgCATCAAtggatgaatataaattattttatgaatttttttctaaaacaagTAATGGATTAACAGCATATCTTGAAAGCTTATGCACTTCTTTGTATGATACATTGAGACCATTCATAATTCACATTAATCATTTAGAAACATTGGCTGAAATTTGTTGCATTTTAAGAATTGAAATGTTGGATGAACatgttcaaaataattttgaacctTTAGAAggatttggaaatatttgtttgcaGTTATTACATGATGTACAAGAGAGACTTGTGTTTCGTGCACATCTATACTTGCAATCTGATGTTTTGAATTATAACCCATCACCAGGTGATTTAGCTTATCCAGAAAAGTTAAAGATGATGGAAGATATAGCAGAATCAATAAGAGAAGAATCTAGACAaacaaagatgaaaaagatatctatttcatctaatgatgataatattttagaaccAATATCCAGAAATCATATAGAAATGGATTCTATTTATCAGAAAACACATATAAGTAATTCACCTGCAGATCTTCATGGAATGTGGTATCCTACTGTTCGTAGAACATTAGTATGTTTATCAAGATTATATAGATGTGTGGACAGATCAGTTTTTCAATCCTTGAGTCAGGAAGCAATATCTCTTTGTGTTCAAAGTATAGAAAATGCAAagcaagaaattgaaaaaagggCATCATCTTTAGATGCagaactttttcaaataaaacatttgCTCATTTTACGTGAACAAATTGCACCTTTTCAAGTAGACTTtacaataaaagaatatagtttggatttttcaaaagttaaaaCAGCAGCATTTggtttattagaaaaaagttCAAGACTTTTTACATTGTCAAATAAtgcattattagaatttttattggaagGAGCACCTCAAATGAAGGAACAATTAATAGATTCAAGAAAACATgtagataataaattgaaatatgctTGCCAACGTCTTATACAACAtgctacatttttattaatacacccaattttaaaactattagaCAAGGAAAAGTTACATGCTAATAATCCAGATGCATCTCAAGAACATGCTCTTGGAAATCCTCAAGATGTTGCAGCAGCAATATGTGAAGCATTGAgaataattaagtttaaatgTCCTGAAATTCAACaattaatgcaattatatCTCTCTAATAAGGAgacagaatttattttatttaggccagtaaaaaataatgtttgtgCTGCATTTactcaattatatcaaatattgagtaaatattataattcagagGAACTTCTTTTAATTGCATGTCCATTACCAGAACAAATTTCTGTTATATTGAGCTCATCCAGTCTTATTCATGGAAAAAGCAcacaaaataatgtaaaaaaaacgtag
- the LOC107998933 gene encoding protein CREG1 has translation MILRFTIFLAFLILTIEAKKYLQFSEEEQWQEFEEYMKWKKAKEIRENDQREIKYEKRYHENHDMYKSSKKDQQFSVNNPPPINQAALMARYIVNQADWVSVATISTRQDIKSFPAVTLVSYTDGLLGNGSGIPYLYLTPLDFTTQDLAKDNRASLLMTLAQGEYCKSKQWDPMDPRCARILLTGKIKSLKNESMELNFAKKVFFTRHPGLVNMPEDHHFYFAKLKIISIVVLDTFGGPKYVSVEDYLHPPITNITEEFNRHFPLESYESKSQEEYSPAPNILNPVVKLV, from the exons ATGATTTTGCGATTCACGATCTTTCTTGCTTTCTTGATTTTGACGATCGAAGcgaagaaatatttgcaattttcagAAGAAGAACAATGGCAAGAGTTTGAAGAGTatatgaaatggaaaaaagcaAAGGAAATACGTGAAAATGATCAACGAGaaattaaatacgaaaaaCGATATCATGAAAATCATGATATGTATAAATCGTCAAAAAAAGATCAACAATTTTCTGTTAATAATCCACCACCTATTAATCAAGCAGCTTTAATGGCAAGATACATTGTTAATCAAGCTG acTGGGTATCCGTGGCAACAATAAGCACGAGACAAGATATCAAATCGTTTCCAGCCGTAACTTTAGTTTCTTATACTGATGGACTTTTAGGAAATGGATCAGGAATACCATATCTTTATCTTACTCCTTTAGATTTCACAACTCAAGATCTTGCA AAAGACAATCGGGCTTCACTTCTAATGACATTAGCTCAAGGGGAATATTGTAAGTCTAAACAATGGGATCCCATGGATCCTCGTTGCGCCAGAATTCTTTTAACTGGCAAAATCAAATCG ttGAAGAATGAAAGTATGGAACTAAATTTCgctaaaaaagtattttttacacGTCATCCAGGATTGGTTAATATGCCTGAag atcatcatttttatttcgcaaaattgaagataatttcAATCGTAGTATTGGATACATTTGGCGGACCGAAATATGTTTCTGTAGAAGATTATTTGCATCCACCAATAACGAATATTActgaagaatttaatcgacATTTTCCTTTAGAATCTTATGAGAGTAAATCTCAAGAAGAATATAGTCCAGCccctaatattttaaatcctgTAGTCAAACTTGTAtaa